The Mastomys coucha isolate ucsf_1 unplaced genomic scaffold, UCSF_Mcou_1 pScaffold3, whole genome shotgun sequence DNA window CCCACCTCcatcacactgtgtgtgtgtgtgtgtgtgtgtgtgtgtgtgtgtgtgtgtgtgtttatctgggacagggtctcactgcctAGTCCCTGctatctggccttgaactcacagaaatccacatacctctctgcttcctgagtacaaggattaaaagtgtgtgccatcctACTTGACAAtaaaagtttttggttttgttttttaaaaaaagcttgaCTCAAGTTTGTTAagtacgtgtacacacacacacacacacacacacacacacacacacacacacacacctttcttaCTTGTCACCGTCCCCAAGATAGAAACCCCCAGCTTTGCTTTCGTTGTGTAATACCGCTTGTGCTGactctggctgttcctcaggtgTGTGCCAGAGGTGAGATAATCAGGGTGAAGGTCCTGGGCATACTGGCCATGATCGACGAGGGCGAGACCGACTGGAAGGTCATTGCCATTAATGTGGATGACCCAGACGCAGCCAATTATAACGGTAAGGAGATGGGAAACCCGGAAACAGAAAGTCTCCTAACCCTGTTGTtcctaagacagggtctttctctgtagcccttgctgtcttggaactccttgtgtagaccaggctggccttgaatttacagaagtCTGATTGTCTCTACCCCCAGTTGCTGGGTAGAGGGAGCACTGGGTTACAATGCTTTCAAAAAGCAACGAGTGTCAGTCGGTGGTGGCactcctttattcccagcactggggaggcagaggcagacaggtctctgtgagttccaagacatccaagactacacagggaaacactgctccaaaaaccaaacaaataagcaaacaaaagcagCAGTGAATAATGAGCATCCACAAAAGAAGCACACAGCCATTCTGTAATCCAGAACAGATAACCCCCCATGAGACCACATAAAGAACAAATACAAAGCCAAGGAAGATAAGAAATCTCACGCAGACACACTGCCAAGAAATTTTACGTCACTGTGCTAGTCTCCAGGGTGGAGCCTAAGTCCCTCTTTCGTTGAAggtttttttattgctttgtagcctgggctagccttgaactctataTCCAACTGCTTCAGCATCCTTGAAATCTAGAATTACAGCTACACGCCACCATGCCCTTCTTGACTTCTTGGTCCTTGTCTTGCTTGTGTGGCGCAGGAATTTTGTGACTTAGAATGCCTGTAGTAGCCAGTAGTCCATTTGAATTCAAAATGTAACTCACTGGCTAGGCAATTAGCTCGGTGAAGAGTTCTTGCCCAGCTTGTACAgggccctaggtttgattccaGTGCAGCAAAATAAGCCAGccaattattattgttatttttgaggcatgatttctttgtgtagccctggctgtcctggaactctgaagtccaagctggctttgaactcaacagagatccacctgcctctgccactcatgtgctgggaataaagatgtgtgccaccattcctggcctgtttgtttgtttgtttgtttatctatttattttgcttttttgaggcagggtttctctgtgtaaccctgactatACTTAGAATGTATTACCCATAAGTTGAGtctacttttcttgttttttggtgtGTAATTGGAGTGCGAGCCTTTGACACACGGCCTCAACTTGCCTTTTTTAGTATCTCATACCCTTCTTATAGAAATGACGCTAACTGCTAAACCGGTTTGATTACACAGCCCCACTCATTTCTCTTCCTGGATCTAACAGCAGTTAGTCAGGCTTGATCACTCTTCAGTTATTAATGTCAAAGCTACTCAAAGATGcagtatgattttctttttaaatgttttaagtattCTTTTCTTAGCTCCAATATTATCTTGGGCTTCTTTATAATTTTCCCTGTATATCTCAATGTAAACGTGCTATTTTTGTCGAATGCCAAAATACTTACTGGTCATGTGATgtgttggttttctttccttagaTATTTCTGATGTTGAACGGCTGAAGCCTGGCTACTTAGAAGCTACTATTGATTGGTTTAGAAGGTATAAGGTTCCTGATGGGAAACCAGAAAATGAGTTTGCATTCAATGCAGAATTTAAAGACAAGGTATCATATCTTTTAAAACTGTAGCTTTAGAGCATTTGTATTGAGACTTAGCATTTTACTATGTTGTTCCCATGTGAAGACTCGTGAAAGAAGGGGCTGGGGTATGCTTCTGTGGAATGTGTcaggccctgggctccatccctagTACCAACCCCCCAAAATTACCGGTGAAAGAAAATTCTGAAGATGCAAGATAGTCTTGGTCTTTACTTATATAAGAGAAATATATCTTCCCCTTTTTAATAAAATGTCcttcctgactcaaaaaaaaaaaaaaaacagtattaagAGTTTTGGGTTATGTAAGTGGTAAGGAGAGAGACCTCCTTATATACGATCCTAATGCCTGTCTTCAAATTACAGGAGTTTGCAGTTGACATTATTAAAAACACCCACGATTATTGGAAAGCATTAGTGACTAAGAAGACAGATGGGAAGGGAATCAGTTGGTAAGTGTTAACTCTCTTTTTCTGTGCCTTTATCACACAGCAGACCGGCTTACAGCCGACATTTCGCTGACTGTAATGTTCCCAGTGGTAAGAATGAAAGAGGTGGTTCCAGAATCCTGGCCTCTTACTCAAAGGTCTACATAAAACAAGGACGCAGACAGATTTGCAAACATAGCAAAGAATGTCTGTTTAGAGGAGCTGTGGTGCAGGTTAGAAAGGGATCACACTGTCTTGATAGACTGGGGCATATCTCCTCCTACTGGGCATGCTCCTTCCGCAATCCTGTGCATGACTGATCATGCATAGTCATAAGATGCTAAGTGGGGGATTCTCCGTAAAAGGTTATTAGAGGACACAGGTCCTCCtcacatccccccacccccagcaaccAAAATCAGTTCAAGACAAATTGCCTTTGAATTCTTAATATTGGATACATTGGAAATATACTTGAATACAGACTGTCTCTATTTGATGCTTTGTTAGGAGCAGAGAAGGTTAGGCAATAGTTAGGTGTCATTTTCACAGAGGGGACACAGTGCTCAAACATAAAATAGCTAGGTTGCTAGTACATTattagcagggggagggaggagtgcgTACAAACCGCCTAGTAGACTCTCAGGTATACTGTTAGTCccatacctgcctgcctctgtatacCCTCCGatttatgtagaaaaaaaaaatctaaaaaagcgTCAGTGCTAGTAAGATGATTCAGTTAAattgcttgctgcacaagcctgctAACCAGAGCCCCAGCCCTGAGAACACCACAGTTTTCCTCAGACCTGCACGTGTGCCGTAGCATGTACATTTCCAGATGTGCATAGattgcacacgcgcgcgcacacacaataataaatataaataaataaataaagcagtagTACATACCTTAAATCCACAcaatagagaggcagaggcaggcaggtttatGAGAGTTTAAGGTAgttggtctacatagcgagttccaggtcaaccaaggctacatattttcaacaaataaataaaataaaaattgattatgCTAGTAGTTTCTACTCAAGTTTATTCATCACCAGCTTAAAACTGcccataatatatttataaaattctcttTAAACAAATACAAACTACATTCATCTGGGTGACACTGAGATCAAAACTCGTGAGCTTCTAGCGTCAGGGCGCATTAGCTACCAGTGTGTGGGCATTGCTATCTCAGATGTGAATAAGTAACATGTGAGCCAGGCTGGAGTGGAGTCTAGCAGCCCCTCCTCAGTTTGCCTGTAGGACTATCAGCACTGCTTTATGCAGACTTTAGAAACAAAAGCTGTCTGAGGAGAGCAGTGGACCCCATGTGTCTGAAGGGTGGGGAGGCTAGTGTCCTGTCCGCCATGGTTCTTAGAGTTGATGGATGCAGCATATACCATACCTCAGTGGCTGTGGCTTCATTTCCCAGAAAGCAGGATTGGCTGCATTCCAGTCAGGTTTTGTCCATCTCCCTGTGGTCCAGCAATCTGAAGAGTCCCCGAGCTCTTTGGGAACAGCGCTTATTAATTGTACTGACCGCCAGGAATAAAGCAGTCTTTGCTATACGAGGATCTCATGCTCACTGAACTTGCTCCCACTCATAATCATATTTATGTTAATTGAGCAATTAATACTTGCCAAACATGATAAAGATACTGGCCATGAGCCTAACCAGAGTCACTGCAGAATAACCGTTGGTACTTTAGTTTGAAAATACCAGGGTTCGGGTCTCAATACTGGGGACactaacaaaagcaaaatgtGGCTTCAAGAGCTTCCTAGGTAAAGGCTCTTGCTCGCTGCCAAGAATAACACTCCCATAAATTGTCTACACTGTggtatgcgtgtgcatgtacatgtacacacatacacacacacacacacacacgtacacattagataaatgtttctttaaaggaTATAAAGGCCTTAATCAGTCATAATTTATAAACAGCTTATTTGTCCTAAGTCCCTGTTTtactgctctgaagagacaccatgaccaagaaaacttgatccttttatcattttataatgataaaaggaaatatttaactgggggcttgcttatagtttcagaggtccattatcatcatggtagcaCACATGTTATTGGTAGAagagctgagagctacatcctgaccCACAGACCAAGAGAGAACTGGACCCAGTATAAGCTTTGAAGCCTCAAatcccaaccccagtgacacacttcctccaaggccactcCTAATATTTCtcaaatactgccactccctgatgactaagcattcaaatatatcttTCTAAgagagccaaaaagaaaaaagagaaaagacagattaACTCACTGTAGGAAAGCTAGGAAGAGGTTTCGTTGCTAGAAAATACAGTCCTAgtcataaatttaaaattcagttctGAGGCTGAGTAGCTCAGTCGGAGCAGTGCTTGCCTggaatgcacaaagccctagaTTCCACCCCCAGTGTGGCATAAGTCACGTATGGAAGCTCGAACCTGTAGTTCCAGCAGTCAGAGAAGTATCTGAAGGTCAAGGTTGTTCTTAGTTTATAGCCAATTTGAGGccaatttgggctggagagatggctcagaggttaagagcactggctgctctttcagaggtcctgagttcaattcccagcaaccacatggtggctcacagccatctgtaaagggatctgacgccctcttcaggtGCATCTgtagacagctgcagtgtacatAAAACAAGTAATTAAGAGGGTTGAGAATTAGCACTAGTTGGCCAATGTCCTGATGCATGCAAGATCCCATCTGCACACAGATcagtaaatacaaaatataagtgttttttccttttttttttttcctgctttttgcgacaggtttctctgtgtagctttggtgtCCCGGAACAAGCTGGGTAGACCAGACTGGGTAGACCAGACtgggtagaccagactggcctcaaactcactctgtcttgcttctgcctcctgagtgctgggaaataAGCATTTGCCTGTTACATTGTATAACATTCCATATCTGTCTAGTAATCCTGTTGGTCCAGGAATCCCCTCACAAACTACAGGAACACTGAAATCTGATTTCAGACAGGACAGGTCAACATGTTCCAGATTCAGGAACGGAATCATGACCCCTGAGTTAAGATCCTACGGGATTTTTAAGCccaaaatccacaaacatctataccaaattatttcaccaatcaagatttagggataggggatttccttaggaacatgtcttttttttttttatttttaaagatttatttattgatatatgtaagtacactgtagctgtcttcagacacaccagaagagggcgtcagatcccgttacgggtggttgtgagccaccatgtggttgctgggatttgaacttaggacctttggaagagcagtcagtgctcttacccactgagccatctcatcagatcccaggaacatgtctttgttgtacactgaTCCTGCTCCCACTGGTTGGGGTTTTCacctgtggcaggggacttgccttgtctaccATTCATGTCCTACCTTGTCTACCAGGATGGGACTTGTCCACCATTcctgtcttaacttgccaaccaggatgtcagtgtGCCCACATACCCTCTTTCTGCCTAGTAGGATATCAGTTCCCAGGGAaatcttgggaacttaaactttactagactactactcaaaatggaagccTCACTCCAAATAGTTTCTCATATTGGTACAAgagtctctcttatgttggggtccattcCTAGCGGCAGCTTATAAAGGCCagtaccataaaagcttatacataggtgcaggaagtgctattgggtggttggtttgggtccaagcttattTTGGgaactatacaaaacagttctactgacttctgtTGGGACTGGTTTCCCAGGgtacagaatatgtaatcaatcaTAGCATTGGAaggtttcctagtaacagcagaaccATGTGAGAAAGTTTCCTttaatggcaggctagccaggtaacagttaccttGGCCTGCGCAGTCAGTTTTGTCCATAAGCCACTTTTCATCATTCCTATTGGTAATCATTGATTGCTTCCAAccgtttgttggtttgtttttgtttttgttttagagatttgtttattatatgtaagtacaccgtagttgccttcagacacactagaagagggcatcagatcccattacagatggttgtgagccaccatgtggatgctgggaattgaactcagggctcttaatctctgagccatctctccagccccgcccccttTGTTGGTTTAATGGTGAATGTCTTTGTAGGGTCCTAACTTCTGTCAAGGTGTCTGAATTCTTTGAAGTTTTTAGCTATCTTCCCCTAAGTACTTTCCCTTCTATGAGgagtatttattttacacatttcaCTAACACTGATGAGAGCagattttttatttgttagcttcattttttcttttttctccagaaTTAGGAAAGATGTTACAGATTTTAATTTGTGCTTGTCCGATGTTTCAGTGAGTACTACAGAAGATTTGatgtcagatttttttattttattatttatttatttatttatttatttattggttattttgagactgggtttatCTGAATGCTTAGGATGGGTGAGGATGCTCTCAGTCAGACCAAATTTAAATGCTTTTGGGTCTAGGCATGATGGTATGCACCTTCATatattctctgtgagttctaggctacatagtgagaccttgtctcccaaaaataaacaaacaaatgaaatcaaaacaaaacaaaacaaaaaaagccatcTGGTCTACCATCATCAACTTAGTTTTTGCTTgttagttgcttttgtttttgttttcccctcaagacagggtttctgtatttcccctggctgtcctaggaccAGGCTTTCCTGTAACTCTGAGGTCTGACTGACCCCCTCCCGCCACCCcctcaatgctgggattgaaggtggacaccaccaccaccacccagctcaactCAGTTTTTTAAAATCCTGAGAAGGCTGTATTGTTCACTTGTGTTCTGACTATGTTTATTTCACTCAACAGCATGAACACCACAGTGTTGGAGAGCCCTTTCAAGTGTGATCCTGATGCGGCCAAAGCCATTGTGGATGCTGTACGTAAGGCTTGCTTTGCCATAGGGTGCTCCAAGGGAAGAAGTACTTGTTGCTATGAGCATTTGAGTGCCTCTCATGTGCACATTACTGAGTGACATCTGAAGGTCAGAACTCTGAAcacagatagacaggtagatgCGTGAAGAGAAAACTGAAGACTGGTTGGTACTGGTCAACCCAGAGGTGACTGACAGCAGAGTAGATAGCTTGTAAACCCAGAGTGTTGACTGCACAGTGTACTTAGTAGTCCAGGAGCCCATcaccattgaaccatctcctaCAATACACCACTTAGGAAGCTAGTTGACTTGTATGGAGCTAAGACGGGAGTGAGCACACTTGAGGAGTCTCTGAAGGATGACCAGTAGTACAGAACTCTCCCCAAGAAGTACACCATCACCTCCAGCAGCTCCCTGCTGTTAGGggaaagttctttctttcttttttttttaatttaatgcagGAGTGCTCTGCTTTATATACAACCCTCAGtgagaagaggccatcagatccccttatagatggttatgagccaccatgaggttgttaagaattgaactgaggacctctgaaATGTTCACAGAtaacaggcaaaatacccatacatataaaattaagtaatcctttttttaattgaaatattataTTGAAGAAATTGTAATATATTGACCTTAGCAGATCACATCCTGCATTATTCCTCAGAGTTCATTTTAGAGCCAAGTGCTCTTTACCGccgtgccatctctccagtttttttgtcttttgttttttttgttttgttttgttttgttttgtttttaagacagggtttctctgtgtagtcctggctgtcctagaactcactctgtagaccaggctggcctcgaactcagaaatccacctgcctctgcctcccaagtgctgggatcaaaggcgtgcgccaccaccgcccagccatctCTGCAGTTTTTTGAGTAGTTGCAGCTGGCTTTGAAATGACAGCTCTGCCCACCTACCTCTGTGTACCAAGTGCTGGCATTGGTGGTatgcatgcaccatcacacttgGCCCCTGTGCTGTTTTTAATTGTCTCATTTAGACTTAGAAAAGACTGAAGtagatcatttaaaaaattattttcatttatgggGCTGGtcggatggctcagtggttaagaccacttgctgcttctgcagaggacccaggttctgttcccaacacccaaATAGTGTCTTCCCTATAACTCTGGCTCCAAGGGGATCCAGGCTGCGCACTagtatgcacatggtgtacagatacacatgtagcaaaacacagacataataaaaataagtcttctgggatttttttttttataagaaaaaaacattttgtttatgCCATCAAAACTggcaaacagaagaaaactacCTCTGAGTTCCCACGGCCTCACCAATGAGGGCAACAAAAGGAAAGGTCTTGATGAGCCAGGGCATTTAGCTTCATCTTTGTTTCTCAGGAGTCCTGACAGTGAGATGAACAGGGAAAacaaaactgggtgtggtggttctgGAGGCGGAGTCAGAAGGATTGCTAAGAGTTCTCTGctagcctgggccacaccttGAAACCctgtttgcaaaaaaaaaaaaaaaaaaaaaaaaaaaaaaaaaaaaaaaaaaaaggagggggtggCTAGGAAAAGTGGAATGGTGATATGTGCATGCTGCCTTTCATTTACTTCAAAAGCATTATTTCAGGTGTGTCACTAAGAGGCTCATAGACAGGGATGAGAGACACGGCTAATTGGTCAAGAAGACTTCCTCCACAGGaccaggattcagttcccagcatccttacAGTGCTTTAAAACCGTCcatagctctagttccaggggatctgactccaaCTTTACTGCCATGGTTCACATATACAAGCTGGCAAAATATTCATGCGCATaaaattaaaggatttttttaaaaaaattgaaatattgtTTTGAACAAATTGTATATATTGACCTCTTAGCAGATCACACCCtccatttttcctattttattttgttttgtttttgtttttcttttttcgagacagggtttctctgagtagccctggctgtcctggaactcactctgtagaccaggctggcctcgaactcagaaatccacctgcctctgcctcccaagtgccgggattaaaggcgtgcaccaccaccgcccagccctattttatttttagagccAAACAGGAACAGTCTCCTGTTCACATTGTCTCCCAGTTCTGTCACTTTGTATTTAGCTTTCCCTCTTTTGGTAGGactccattttaatattttaatgtttcattttagtTGCCACCACCGTGTGAATCTGCCTGCTCACTACCAACAGATGGTAAGACCTGAATACACAACAGTCACATTAAAGTGATGTGTCTGCATGCAAattatatgtacacattttttttttacttgacaGATATTTATAGTTGTAGGTATAAGTTTGTTTTGATGCATATTTataatttggaaagcttaaatcaAGTTAGGAAATCTATCACCTCACATACTTATTTGTGGGCAAACATTTAAACCTTTAAAATCTACAGTTGTAGccactttgaaatatataatggGAACAGGAGGGTGGATTGATATAGAGTGTGTGTATAACATTTGAAGGACCTATGTTCATTCCCAGCAGCAGGAAGGAGAAATTCATAGGCAGTGTGTTATTATTACTACAGTCACCATTCCATTAAGTAAATCCATAAAGCCCACTGCTCTGACCTGACATCCACAGTGTGCCCACTGGGCAACACCTTTTCCCCTTTCCATCTAGCCGCCCTGGCTGCCCTCAGCCCCTTGGCAACCACTCTCTACAGTTCCACACATAGGATCAGTCATGCTGTCTGTCTTTTGTGCCTGTCTTTAGTTCCCTTGGCAGGCTATGCCAGCTATGCTAAGGTTCCGCAGTGCATATGTGAGGGATGATGTACACTGCACcccacttttcctttttccttcttttttaggGTACTTTCTATCACCCTGGCCCCTCAGATTCCATGTGGACACTATGGGAGGGACCCCGCATGGACTGTGTTCTACATTCTCATCCAAACACTGCCTGCTTCATTCAGAAAAATGTCCCCAACCCGACCCCTCTTTAGATCTTAGAACTTTCTGTGACAGGTGTAGTAATGCATGCCTGCAGTCCCAACACTCTGGAacctgaggctggaggatcactCTGTCTGGGTTagatagcaagaccctgtctggggaaaaaaaaaagaaagaaagaaaagggaatcTCTAAATCTCTTCTGGTGAGAAAAGGGCTCTGCCacttaaaaaaattcaagctggcatggcagtacatgcctttagtccctgcTGTCCAAGAGTTTGGGGATAACTTGAGCTCCGTAAGAGTTTCAGATCAGCTGAGACTATAGGGAACCCCATTTCCacacaggaagggagaggaaggagtgagAAGGCTGCAGGGTAAGCGCTGTGCTGAGTACCAGCCCTGCAGCTGTAACTGGGCATGCGTGTTCTGGAAGTCTAGAGGAAGCGCCGTGGGGAGCAGTCTAGTATTCCTTGGTAGGAAAGCATTCTCTCGCTGAGTTACATCACCAGCTTTCTCTATGTAAGATGTTGATAATTTGGGTTTTTAACAGAgattctaatttgtttttcttttttccccctggatACAGTGGATAAATGGTTCCATCACCAGAAAAACTGATGAGATCCCTCTGGAATACAAGCTCTACGGCCGCATCCTGTTCACCTGGAAGCATTAGATGCAAAAGTGTAGTAGCTTTTCAAAGCTCTAAATTTCTGTAGCTCACCTAATGAAGTAGAGTCTGCTGTGACTGGCCCAATATGGTGGAAGGTTAGCCAGCTAGGCACCTCACTCCTCAACCAAGACAGCTTTCACTAAACGTTAGCTCTCAAAGCCGAGGAGACATGGAAGTCATTTGTGCATGGATGTGCAGAGTGGACCCCTATTGGATGTACATGTTTACTGTGGTAGGAAATAAAGTTATTTTACTGAAACTTGGCTTTGGATAATTTTTTCTTCTGGAGCCAACATTCCCACACTGGCATCGGTACGTAAGCGTTTCTTTCCTACCAGTAGGTTTTATAGTGTTAGATAAAAATCTTTAATCGCTGTACTCCAGAGGTAGAAGTAGGCAGcactcttgagttcaaggccagtctattctacattgcaagttccaggccaatgcaAGCCACATTTTGAgtacctgtttcaaaaaaatcaagCTGCTTGTTTTTAGGAATCTAAGAATGGAATCTTTTGCCCGTAAAGGGGTCCTGTTCCATGTCTAGTTCCCAGCATCCCATTGGAAagcaaaaacttttaaaattactattatgTTAGCAGACAGCAAAACCTTTATTGAAGGTGGAAGTAAACACGATATTTACATATGTAAGTCATTTGCATTGCACCAGAGTTAGCAAGCCAGAACTATTTTAAGTGAGTTCATGGACTTTGGAGCTAGGAAGTCCTCAGCTTAGATCCAGgcccatcttcccagctctgctCAGGCAAGATGCCGAC harbors:
- the Ppa1 gene encoding inorganic pyrophosphatase, with amino-acid sequence MSGFSSEERAAPFTLEYRVFLKNEKGQYISPFHDVPIYADKDVFHMVVEVPRWSNAKMEIATKDPLNPIKQDVKKGKLRYVANLFPYKGYIWNYGAIPQTWEDPGHSDKHTGCCGDNDPIDVCEIGSKVCARGEIIRVKVLGILAMIDEGETDWKVIAINVDDPDAANYNDISDVERLKPGYLEATIDWFRRYKVPDGKPENEFAFNAEFKDKEFAVDIIKNTHDYWKALVTKKTDGKGISCMNTTVLESPFKCDPDAAKAIVDALPPPCESACSLPTDVDKWFHHQKN